The Bacteroidia bacterium genome contains a region encoding:
- a CDS encoding DUF4129 domain-containing protein, giving the protein MRLLTILLICIALCPSIAKVFTLQEYGQMLQIVEDAAKKSIKSKNYKFLFQELERIPEKITLIYAANNDTMKKEIHLSWLKTYLHAYIDTLKNENGSSIQEILENAKESNEEPWSIESRIVPIEDKIKSLILTLQSAQKELSMMGYKYENESKIKTNLNSLTDNSQQDNTRKNSSNWLHKAFEKISTWIQDNFKGIQKIWNGFLMLLILVAIIFLGIQAIKQIRNSESPAQETTHAGLLHPDDPRSSRELIQKAKEHQDKGDLRTAIRYYYIAFIVELEERNILPYQPHFTNWEYQRKLNSMGYTQKEIQELTAIFDKVWYGMYPVQSEEYQKYILNYEKIKNILTSSKA; this is encoded by the coding sequence ATGCGCCTTTTAACGATACTCTTAATATGCATAGCCCTCTGCCCCTCCATAGCAAAAGTCTTTACTCTGCAAGAATATGGTCAAATGCTACAAATAGTTGAAGATGCTGCAAAAAAAAGTATCAAAAGCAAAAATTACAAGTTCCTATTTCAAGAATTAGAACGCATACCTGAAAAAATTACACTTATCTACGCAGCAAATAACGACACAATGAAAAAAGAAATACATTTAAGTTGGCTGAAAACATACCTGCACGCTTACATAGATACTTTGAAAAATGAAAACGGAAGTTCTATCCAAGAAATTTTAGAAAATGCAAAAGAAAGCAACGAAGAGCCTTGGTCAATTGAGAGCAGAATTGTACCTATTGAGGATAAAATTAAATCCCTTATTCTAACCTTGCAATCTGCCCAAAAAGAGCTTTCAATGATGGGCTACAAATATGAAAATGAATCAAAAATAAAAACTAATCTCAATTCATTAACCGACAATAGCCAACAAGACAACACAAGAAAAAACTCCTCAAACTGGCTACACAAAGCTTTTGAAAAAATATCTACCTGGATACAAGACAATTTCAAAGGAATACAAAAAATATGGAATGGCTTTTTGATGCTTTTAATTTTGGTAGCTATAATTTTTTTGGGAATTCAAGCCATAAAACAAATTCGGAACTCTGAAAGTCCTGCACAAGAAACTACACATGCGGGCTTACTCCACCCTGATGACCCTCGCAGTAGCAGAGAGCTAATCCAAAAAGCAAAAGAACATCAAGATAAAGGCGACCTTCGTACAGCAATACGATATTACTACATAGCTTTTATTGTAGAGTTAGAAGAGCGGAATATACTACCCTATCAACCTCATTTTACTAATTGGGAATACCAAAGAAAACTTAATTCAATGGGCTACACTCAAAAAGAAATTCAAGAGCTAACCGCTATTTTTGATAAAGTTTGGTACGGAATGTACCCTGTACAAAGTGAGGAATATCAAAAGTATATACTGAACTATGAAAAGATTAAAAACATTCTTACAAGCTCAAAGGCATAA
- the yidD gene encoding membrane protein insertion efficiency factor YidD, producing MKWILIKLVKMYQYLLSPLFPNACRFVPTCSEYMIQAIQKYGIFYGVWKGLRRLSRCHPWGGHGYDPLE from the coding sequence ATGAAATGGATTTTGATTAAATTAGTAAAAATGTATCAATACCTACTTTCGCCTTTGTTTCCGAATGCTTGTCGTTTTGTACCTACTTGTTCAGAATACATGATTCAAGCGATACAAAAATACGGCATTTTTTATGGAGTTTGGAAAGGTTTGCGTAGGTTATCTCGTTGTCATCCTTGGGGGGGACATGGATATGATCCTTTGGAATGA
- a CDS encoding hotdog fold thioesterase → MQSLFPENITPEIMNLRCQNTLVSHLGIEFTEIGSHYLCAKMPVDMRTKQPAGLLHGGASVVLAETLGSAAAYLCVDPEKFYCVGLEINANHIRSVTSGYVYGRTEPLHIGRKTQVWEIKIYDENQKLVCVSRHTVAVISKEELLQKL, encoded by the coding sequence ATGCAATCGTTATTTCCTGAAAATATCACCCCTGAAATAATGAATTTGCGCTGCCAAAATACTTTGGTCAGTCATTTAGGAATAGAATTTACAGAAATAGGAAGCCATTATCTTTGTGCAAAAATGCCCGTAGATATGCGAACTAAACAACCTGCGGGACTTTTGCATGGTGGGGCTTCTGTAGTATTAGCAGAAACCTTAGGCAGTGCCGCAGCCTACTTATGTGTAGATCCTGAAAAATTTTATTGCGTAGGTCTAGAAATCAACGCAAATCATATACGCAGCGTAACTTCTGGATACGTGTACGGGCGTACAGAACCCTTACATATTGGTCGTAAAACCCAAGTGTGGGAAATAAAAATTTATGATGAAAACCAAAAATTAGTTTGCGTAAGTCGGCACACAGTTGCGGTCATAAGTAAAGAAGAACTTCTACAAAAGCTTTGA
- a CDS encoding LytTR family DNA-binding domain-containing protein encodes MIHVIIADDELPAREKMSYMLKSIPEIAIDAVAKNGVEALQAIMEYKPHIAFLDIQMPGLTGIEVAEHIPNDIPTKVIFTTAYQEYAIKAFELNAVDYLLKPFNLERLQSAIQKSGLKEEKDPHTVQKLKQDLKQQTEFKFSEKIPVTHRDKIKLINYEDITLVKVEGRGCYIFTAEGSYYINQNLEYFENRLPEKDFLRVNRAEIINLKQIKELVIWFSNRYKVVLNDNNEVLCSRDKSRIIKKVLNLNHKDI; translated from the coding sequence ATGATTCACGTTATCATTGCCGATGATGAATTGCCTGCTCGTGAAAAAATGTCCTATATGCTCAAAAGCATCCCCGAGATAGCTATTGATGCGGTTGCCAAAAATGGAGTAGAAGCCCTACAAGCCATCATGGAATATAAACCGCATATTGCCTTTTTAGACATTCAAATGCCCGGGCTGACAGGAATTGAAGTAGCAGAACACATTCCAAACGATATACCTACCAAAGTTATTTTCACTACTGCGTATCAGGAATATGCCATCAAAGCTTTTGAGCTCAATGCCGTAGATTATCTACTTAAACCTTTTAATCTAGAACGGTTGCAATCAGCCATTCAAAAAAGCGGACTAAAAGAAGAAAAAGACCCTCACACAGTTCAAAAACTTAAACAAGACCTCAAACAACAAACAGAGTTTAAGTTTAGCGAAAAAATTCCTGTTACTCACAGAGATAAAATCAAACTAATAAATTACGAAGATATCACTTTGGTAAAAGTAGAAGGTAGAGGATGCTACATTTTTACCGCGGAAGGTTCTTATTACATTAACCAAAATTTAGAGTACTTTGAAAATCGCTTACCTGAAAAAGACTTTTTGCGTGTCAATAGGGCTGAAATTATCAATCTCAAACAAATCAAAGAATTGGTAATATGGTTTAGTAACCGTTACAAAGTTGTACTCAATGATAACAATGAGGTACTTTGTAGCAGGGATAAGTCTAGAATAATCAAAAAAGTCTTAAACTTAAATCATAAAGACATTTGA
- a CDS encoding geranylgeranylglycerol-phosphate geranylgeranyltransferase — MLFRPINVLMIGMTVILGAYYVNRGVDFMFHKIFYLYVLGTMCIGAGGYVINDVFDVEIDKYNRPDTNIIGERISVSMGYAISVFLFALGLTLLYFTKNFSVFLIGLVAVISLYLYSKYFKKSLWIGNWIIALLAMFNVWVGGMYFFLSKNILWMGAFAFLITLIREIVKDMEDVYGDALGGAFTLPMLVGMEKVKEIVHFLCIVLVVLLLASLVFLEYNVIFIFVNIVLVQMPLLYCLTLLYRAKYNEDFAQISTYLKIVMIGGMIMGMQLA; from the coding sequence ATGCTTTTTCGCCCTATTAACGTGTTAATGATAGGCATGACAGTTATTTTGGGTGCTTATTACGTCAATAGGGGTGTGGATTTTATGTTTCATAAAATTTTTTATCTGTATGTATTAGGAACTATGTGTATCGGTGCGGGGGGCTACGTAATTAACGATGTTTTTGACGTAGAAATAGACAAATACAACCGCCCTGATACGAATATTATTGGTGAACGAATATCCGTTAGTATGGGGTATGCTATTAGTGTATTTTTGTTTGCCTTAGGTCTGACACTTCTTTACTTTACGAAAAATTTTTCTGTATTTTTAATCGGATTGGTAGCTGTCATAAGTTTGTATTTATACTCTAAGTACTTCAAAAAATCTTTGTGGATAGGGAATTGGATTATAGCGCTTTTAGCCATGTTTAATGTATGGGTTGGGGGAATGTACTTCTTTTTATCAAAAAATATACTTTGGATGGGTGCGTTTGCTTTTCTTATTACGCTTATACGAGAAATTGTCAAAGATATGGAGGATGTTTATGGAGATGCTTTGGGAGGTGCTTTTACTCTGCCAATGTTAGTAGGAATGGAAAAAGTCAAAGAAATAGTACATTTTTTATGTATTGTGCTGGTTGTTTTGCTTTTAGCTAGCTTAGTCTTTTTGGAATACAATGTGATTTTTATTTTTGTCAATATTGTTTTAGTGCAAATGCCGCTTTTGTACTGCCTTACACTGCTGTACAGGGCTAAGTACAACGAAGACTTTGCCCAAATAAGTACTTATCTTAAAATTGTAATGATAGGAGGTATGATTATGGGCATGCAATTAGCATGA